Genomic segment of Anopheles darlingi chromosome X, idAnoDarlMG_H_01, whole genome shotgun sequence:
AGCGGAGAAAATGGGGGATGAAAGGAGTCAACCCCGTAGTAGTAacaggtcaggtcaggtgaAGCTCTGATAGTCCAAGTCCAGTGAGTCCAGGGAACACAGCACCCCTGGCCCCTGGCCCCTGGTTCTGGCCCCTGATCGATGACCCCTCGACGCGTATAcgagtgagtgtgagtgtgtgtgtgagggagtgTGAGTCAGGAAACCGCGGGGAAGGACCGCGCTGCGAGGCGTTCAGGCCATAGTCTTCAGGGCGTCGAGAGTGCTACTGCCACcatctgccaccaccactgttgctgctgcttctgctactgctcctgctgctccggtgtgAGTGAGAGTAAGCGTTTGCGCTTAAGTGTACATGCTAGCGAACATACCAACAtaccaacagacacacacacgtgcacacatacacggacatacacacatatatacacataCATTTTTACTGTAAATAGAGAGAATCATCATATCTGCCTGCTCCCGATACCGGCTGGATacaggggagagggaggagaggggaagagggggagagggaggagaggggaagaggggagtGGGAGGGCATTCATATCAAATCACAAAAGAGCGGCCGCGAGACCCCGCACACCCCGTAGTTAGTAGCAGCGAGTAGGGGAAGGAACAGGAAGGAcaggtgggggggagggggaagggttaAATCCATCGAGTGCGACATCGCCTGCGACACTGATTACCTGCCAGCATAAGCCGATTATGAGCCCGATTCATAAATCCTGTGCCTGGgagccccctctcccctttccctctcccctACCGCACGAGGGGGTGTGGgtatttgcaaaacaaaaacaaaaaaaaaccaaacaaaacatatcCATGGTAGTGTGTTACACAATACAGTCCGCAgagggatggagagagagggagagcgagagagcgaacatTCGTTATTCGTGTAAGAGAGCAAACGTATTGTTTGTGCGATCTTTTCTTGCGATGTTTCTCTTGCTagtgcccctcccccccctgcccctgcTCTCCCGcaccggtggggggggggtggtggtgctttctGTAAACCCGCGGAGATCAACGCAAACTTGTCGATCAACGCAAACCAAACTCTACTGTTAATCGATTACctagccaaaaaaaaaaaaccaaaataaacaaacaacaaaacacacatatgTGCGAAGCAGAGTGCAGGAAGAGGGGCGGGGTGGGCGGTGAGGAGTTagtgaaaaataataataataatattaataataataataaaaatagaagAGACAGGCGGTAGCGGAGACGTTCTAGCGAGCGTCTAAACGTGCGAATGCAAATAAATAGAGTATTAAAGTAACCGTAATAAACccaatacaaaacaaaacaaaacagaacaaaacagaacaaaacagaacaaaacaaaacaacaagcaacatAAATGCATTAATAATAATGGGAGACTGGCagcagttaaaaaaaaaaaaacaatgccgAAAGCTTACCGCGCCCTTCACCCGCctctttgttttttcgttcctGAAAGCGCATGCGAAAGAgcggcggagagagagagagagagagagagaaaaatgggaaagagGTGAATATGGGATGAAGTAGATAAATTAATTAGCTGTTGCTGTATATGGGGGGGTTGGGAGAGGCAGGtccgaagaagaggagaagaaggaggaggaggagaaggaggaggaggtgggggCAAGGTGTTTGCGTAAAACagtaaacaataaaaagaactCGCCAGCTGACAAGCTTTACTATCGACTACATATGTTTAATGCTCTACCAAACTTCCTCTCGCTTTTACtctcgcgctctttctctctttctctctctctttctctctctctctctctctctctctctctctgtcttgcaCTCTGCAtgcaagcaaaaaaataataaactaaACAATCGCAATAATTGAAAGTAGATTGTGTCAACGCAGGCAACGTCATCGGCGTCGAACTAATAAAATTAACACTAACGCCagctaaagagagagagagagagagagaaagagagagagagagagagagaagaggtggggggaggggcgaaTTGTGCTTGCTTTTGCAGTTACCATGCTTATGTCAGCCCCCCCGGCCAGGCCATTCCCCTGTGCTATTTTGCAACAacaatacaataaaaaaacaaaaaacaataaactaaCAATCGAAGAGCAAACAGCCAATACCTGATCCACAGCCTCCTGCCACCAGGCCAGGAAGGTTATGTTGCTGCCGGCAAAcagcagagaaagaaaaggcgaAAATAATAAAGGCGTAAGGAGCGGAAAACTGCTAACTACTAAAGCAGTTACTACTACTAACCCCTTTCCAAACTTCCGATGCAAAGCGTGcgaaaacaccgaaaccgaaccgaatgacACGAAAATCGAGTGGAGCAACTTGTTATACAcaccgctacacacacacacacacacacacacacacacacacacacacacacacacacacacacatacacactaatCTAACAAGCAaggtgaaaggaaaacaagcaGACAAGAGaagagcagcgagcgagaaaacaaacaaaccgacagaaaaatcaaataaaacagagagagaaagagggtgTAGGGAGAGAAGGTGCTCTGCAAAACTCTGCGCCAAAAACCGTTGAAAAGCcaaatcttcttcttcctcttcttcttcatcttcttgcttctcctcctcctcctccgctgcGGTTGTCCTCCATTCGAATCCGAAAGTGCGACCTTCTGGTCCTGTCCCGTgtggtgatcatcatcatttgaatAACTTTCCAGCCCGAGACGGACCATTTACGGACCAATTCCCCCTGTGCATCTGTGCACCCAAACCCCCGGGCACCCCGTTCCCTAGTGGTGTCCTGAAATGTGCTTCAGGCTTCAGAGAGGGGTGAAGAGCGAATCGATGAGATGAATTATGATTAGCCCCGTCCTTATGCtccgtttgtttcttttttgttttatgtctCCCATTCGCACCTCTGCCTCTGTCTGGCGATCCGGCCCGGTCAGGATCGGAAAACCCGGTGCCaaaaaggaggggaggggggtggcggATGGTCAGAGCTTTTCGCCCTAAAATGTACCTGTTTAAATGTATACAGTGTTtcataataaataaaatgagtACGTGATGCGTGTGCCAAGAATTGCCTTTCCAGGCCCTGGGGCCTTTTGGACCGCGAGTTgtcagtgtctgtgtgtgtgtgcgtgtgtgtgtgtgttgacctGGCGGACGCCATCACGCAACCTTTGATTGCCTTTCGGTTTCCGAGCGGTTGGATTgtggatttgttttattggcTGCCCCGGGCTGCCTGGGCATCCAAAACTCCTCAtaaccccctcctccctctccccttggTTTTGCCTCTCCATCAACGTATTTTATGAGCTGGATGGCCGAAGAGAGATGgcaagagaagaaagagagagagagaagacaaACACCAaatcacctgctgctgctgctgctgctgctggcaacagTAGGCATCAGGATCTTTGCTTTTAAAAGAGATGACTGAGGCGAAATCGATgaacaaccccctcccttggCTTGGGGGAGGGTGGCCACATCATCACCTGGCCCTGGGTGGGCTCGATAAATCCCAATATTATTTATGATATCGGGGGATGCTACCGTGGGCCACGTCTTGCGTCTTGCGAGACCAACTACTGGACAGAACGCTTTAACGAGGaacctgctgtgtgtgtgtgtgtgtgcgttcagtTGCGTTTTTCCGAAACGTCCGTTCAGACCGGATCCGGGGGCTGAATGAAGTCTCCGGTGTTAAGCCTCCGGTGAGCACATTTGCCTAATGCTCCAAGCTAATTAATGGTTTGCGATCGAGaagaaccccctcccctttggcaTCCCACTCCCGGCTTTCTACTACTGCCTCTCCTCTGATCCCTCCTGACGCTCTGTCCTGACTAAGCTACGGAGCTAAGGTCGGCCGTCGGATGCGGTTTGATGGTCTTAAGATGTAgacattcattttcatttcatctgaaatcgtacacacacacgcgcgtccGTTTTCGACAgtagcagtgtgtgtgtgtgtgtgtgtgtgtgatggtaaGGGTGCCGTGAGGTGAGGACAAACCGGTGAGCCGCCGGTGAGCCATAAAGTGTCACCCAGATCCTTTCCTGACCTTACCGGaccgctccccctccccccaaacagTAACGCTGCCCTTTGCCCGAAAGGAGGGCTTTGGCCGGCCTCATACAAACATATatttggcggcggtggcggctgcgatGGCGGCTGCGATGGCGGCCTGAAGCCTGTCaccttaatttaatttatagCCATTAAATGGTTGGTAGAAGGAAAGGGAGGTAGAGGGGGTTGGTTGCTGACGGAGTGCTGCATTTGTGATGGCCGCCGGTGTGTGAGGGGTGGCGAAAAGGGGGATGAGGTTGGAAGAATTGTTCTCGCGCTCGACGAAGACGCTTCGGTGTCCAAGCAGCTCCAAAGCTGCCACGAGctcacagtgtgtgtgtgtgtgggtgctgttttataaatttatttatttatcttctGCCCCGCAAgccactgctgttgctagagCCCGTtgtgccggtgacggtgacggtggccactgtttgttgttgtcgttgagCAGAGAGTGCAGAGAGTGCTACCGAGCATAAATTCATTTCGAACACAGTTCTTAGCTGCCAGAGAGGCCTCTCGCTCGCTATTCCGGCACAATCCGCAAAAAGGATAACCGCGACTTTGCGGCCGGCCGGATAGTTGACATcgagcggcacacacacacacacgctactcGTTGGGAAGAAGGAGTTCGTTCTTTTCtagattttatttattttaggCAACAGTGCCACCGATTGTGCCGCAGACAacgagagacgaagagagagagagagagagagagagagagagagagagagagagagagagaggccccgAAATGGATTTACTATTAATTATGGTTTACGAAGGGCAGCGCGAGCCACCCGTAAGCTGGTTCGAGATGTTCGAGCACCGCACCGGAGATTGCGTACCGGTAGGCGAATTGGCAGCTCTATCGTTGttcttcgagcagcagcagtagcagccggcAAGGGGAACCGTGTTGCCGTCTTCGTTTGTTTGACATTTACACTCCCTACTCCCCCGGGTTCTCCTCCTATACTAGCTAGCAGATCGCgcgcatatatatatatatagtgtGTGCATCCCGGTGAGTAGTACGTCGACTAGTAGTGGTGGGAGTGGTAGTCCGGAGTAGTCGTCCGCCTAGCAAAAGGCCGCAGCATCAAGCCACGTAGCAAGCTTTGATTTATGTCACCTTGCGCTGGTCAACATCAAACATttgcacacagcagcagcagcagcagcagccgatgaTGCTCCAGTAACCAGTCACTACTGAGGTTGTCTCTGGTTCTGCCTGCTTGCACCggagaaggcgaaggaggagcagaagcaggagcaggataCCGAaaggaaatttaataaaatgcaATATTTCACCTACctggcgcaccaccacctactACCCCCTGGGTAGGACTGTGCTCACACAGATAGGGACacggtggcgcgcgcgcgttcgtcgACTGAGTTCGATACCCCTCCAGGGTGGGGGGTGTGGACAATTGGACAATTTATTGGAATGTGCAACCCTGCGCGCCCCACACCACCTGACACTGTTATTCCGGCGTAGTCCGGCGTAGTTCACACCTTCACCcccgtggcacacacacacacaggtgtgCAACACTACCAAATGGTCGCCAAAAGATGCATTTCAGGTGTTCGGCACCCTCTTCGAAAGATAATAATTGGCCCCcggggcagagagagagagaaagagagatagagagagagagagagagagagagagagagagagagagagagagagagagacagcgtgAGGTTGATATATATCTCTAGAcatgtatttgtgtgtgtgtgacttatttattgaaaatcgGAATTGCTGTGGTGTGCTTTTAGGTGGCTCGGCCTGGCTGGCGTGGCTGGCGTGACTGGCGTAGCTTAGGGGTTGTTGGATCGactagtggtgatggtggtagtcgAGCGGCTTTTTGGGTGGCATTCTTCATGCTGTAACGCATTTCCCTCCACGTTAGCGACCGTTAACCAacgagcagtagtagtaggagcagcagcagtagtagtagcagtagtagcagcagcagatagtagtagcagcatcaccaatTCACCACGTGACACATCATGGGGTGCTTCAGGGGCTAGTTGAGAGAGTAGAAGCAGCACGGAGCAAGggtgcgaatgtgtgtgtgtgtgtgtggaccactagacgaagacgacggcggGACGGCAATAGCCCCACCGGTCCACCTTGCGCCCATGTTGACACTTATCGTTGGGATCGTTGGGCGAGCGGAGCATGTGCGCCCCGATGAACTCCTTCGATGGCCGGGTATAGATGACGCGGCCCCGCCGGTGCCCGCCGGTCGTCGGGCTTTTCGCCACCCCCATCTGGATCACCGAACTGAGCGTGACCGCCGGTGGCTGAAGAAGgagtaccaccagcaccagcgcgaccaccgtcaccgtcaccgtcaggGTCGAGGagcaccgtcgccgccgcatTGTTGATTCCTCCGAGGGTGGGGCCagaggttgatgatgatggtgattgttgttgttgaatgactcttcgacgcacacacacacacgcacgttcgTTCGTGGGCAACGCACCGGGCAACACTGGTGGCCAACGCGCCAGTTTTTGGGCAAATGGTCACTCGAAGACCTCGTATTAGAAACtacgcaccccctccctcgaaTGTGGGTGCCTTAACTTATCTGCCTTATCCGGGAATCGGGGTGGGCGCCCGCAACAGAAGACGCTGGCGCCGTCCACTCGTAATCACAGTTTtcgtggaccaccaccactggttcGCTCGGTAATCCATACGCGGTATTTTGATATCGACGccgcgacaacaacagcagcagcagcagcatcaccccCCCGGCCTGCTGGAACCCTAGATTCTAGAACGATATAGTGTTCCGGCAGATACCGCGCGTATCGGACACCTGCCCGGCACCGCAGCTACTACCGACCAGGTTCGGGGAGCGCAGGATGTTGGCCGAGCTGGCATCGAAGGCGAAGTTCGGGACGGCGCCCTCCTGCCGCCGGTAGATGACGCGCACGGTCTCACCCGGCGTGATGAGGGTGacggtcaccagcaccagtagcagcaccaccaccatcaaccgccACCGAACGCAGGATCTTCGGTACATAGCGCGACTCTTTCTTCCGGTTTGTTGTTGGGGGTTGTTTTAtgggggttgttttttggttgcgAGTCTACTAGACTACTGACGGGagtggttaaaaaaaaacgtttggaagttttgcaaaaaaccggcggcggcgacgccgGGCCACGACCAAGGACTGAACCGGTGCGCTGACAGTGCCGAACtacacagcgacagcgacgcgCATCGcagcgacgcgcgcgcgtcgttaCTCcactttttgtttgctctgccTCTACCCGTACTTCTGTTGGTTTAACGACACACACGCCCTAGCGGGTCACCTCCCCCCTGAGAGTGGAGTGCTTTTAGTGGTGGAGTACGGagcagcctgcctgcctaaCCCTTATCTGCTGACCACGGTACCGCAGGATGACAGATAGGGTTGTCAACTCCCTGTAGAGTGGAGTACAGTCGATGCGTTACCTCTGGCTGaactctggctggctggctgactggctggctggcaagggGATTTTATGGTTTCATCACCCTCCGGCACCGATTGTGGCGATCGAGGTTATAGCCCGGTTTGCACAGTTTCGGTGCGTCGAATACGTTGGACGTGTTGACGGTCGTTTCGTTGCTGAAGCCCGGTGCCGCCGGGTTGTAGAAGATAACCCGCCGTTTCGCTGTCGTCGCAGTGGTCGTCgcagttgtcgtcgttgcggcCGGTGAAGCActtagcagtagtagcagtagcaccatcaccaccatcaccgttccATTTATCACTAGTAACGGCCGCACCATAGTGACCGGTGCTGAAGCAGGGGGTTCCGAGGGTTCTTTGATCTGTTCTGGAGCCTGTTCCGGAGTCTCCGCTCCGAGCCGATGGAGCCAGTACGGTGCACTGCGCGCGACGTGCCAATCTGGACCCGGACCAGAGAGcgacggcggctgcggcgTCATCTACCGCGATCCGTGCAATCTACCGCTTTTTAGCATCGTCGAGCGAAAAGAacggagggggatggggatgggggatgggggagggttGTATAGGGGTGGCTATGGTAGAGCGCAAAGCGCGCTCAAGCCCTCAGGCCGCTGATAAGATAGTGGATGTGTTGCTGGAAACGTGGAGGGAGCCGGAGCTTCTAGGCCATCCCTTATCGGTGACAGCTCAGCGATGACATCGGGGACGATATGATATGAGAAGGtgagtagttttttttaaaggttgAAATGGCTGGTACGTGCCAGTTTTACGCATCGGCCTCCTTGATGGTAATATTGGTAGCGCCGATCTCGGTTGCTGTGATGAGCGGCCACCGGTACAGGTACCGGTACTCCGGGTTACGGTTCTCGTACGTCGGCGCCCGGTACGTGCTCGCATCAGGTgtcgcagtagtagtggtggtggtggtagtgccggCCGTTATCGTTcttgcagtggtggtggtggtcctgcgTCGCTGCAGCTCGTGGAGTCGTTCGAGCGCGAGAAAGTGGTTGACGTCGGTGTGGTTCAGGCGGTACGGCGGTGGTTGCGCCTCGGTGCGGAACACCTCGAGCACCTCCTCGACGTGCCGCTCGCCGACCAGCGATGGCCGACGGGTGCGCAGGTACCGCCGGTAATCcggttgcagctgctgttgctgttgctgctgctgttgctgctgttgagtcACCACCACAGAGACGAACCCGATGGCCagatggagcagcaggatcTGGATCAAGACCTGCTTCATCGCGCTGCTTcagcaaacaccacaaacacgcGTTATGATCCGCACAAGCAAGCGCACACAATCAACTGACGGCCGGATTTTCGGTCGCAGCCTCAACAAAACATTCggcaaacaaccaaccaaccaacccccagCTTCCACTGTTCCCTTCAAGTGGTCAAGACACAACCAACTCGAGGAAGCTGACTTATCGCGT
This window contains:
- the LOC125952823 gene encoding uncharacterized protein LOC125952823, producing MTPQPPSLSGPGPDWHVARSAPYWLHRLGAETPEQAPEQIKEPSEPPASAPVTMVRPLLVINGTVMVVMVLLLLLLSASPAATTTTATTTATTAKRRVIFYNPAAPGFSNETTVNTSNVFDAPKLCKPGYNLDRHNRCRRVMKP
- the LOC125952799 gene encoding integrator complex subunit 1 homolog; its protein translation is MKQVLIQILLLHLAIGFVSVVVTQQQQQQQQQQQQLQPDYRRYLRTRRPSLVGERHVEEVLEVFRTEAQPPPYRLNHTDVNHFLALERLHELQRRRTTTTTARTITAGTTTTTTTTATPDASTYRAPTYENRNPEYRYLYRWPLITATEIGATNITIKEADA